From one Bacillus sp. FJAT-42376 genomic stretch:
- a CDS encoding YHYH domain-containing protein: MKFRAYILILFSLFLISYSSTDVSAHSGRTNSSGCHNNRSTGGYHCHGGYGDTTSNGRSTVESYKDSDLNGENDSYQDLQEIGINIENMGLKDGEQDAEHGSFQENPKPPGELSNAEYGWYKEGYKKGYKTKIDGIAYEQGYQKGLGFKSKITPEKFAITSKAKAKFNSGYLKGQTEKWIYTAKLAASESKPLSLPKDLPRDVTNLAKDAYEKRLSNIKKEEEAYQEGLSSARKEEDYSVPTKYEGLSALYYQKGYYTIFNQLINIKNTALKEGWSGEKYKVPSAAEEYNLQYIYQKYYEEGKRKKIIDKIYQVGMIFLILACFLFIVFITYKIQEKIKQKNALK; this comes from the coding sequence ATGAAATTTAGAGCGTATATATTGATTCTATTTAGCTTGTTTTTAATATCCTATAGTTCAACTGACGTAAGTGCTCACAGTGGTAGGACTAACTCTTCTGGATGTCATAATAATCGTTCTACCGGTGGGTATCATTGCCATGGTGGCTACGGAGATACAACTTCAAATGGAAGAAGTACAGTAGAGTCTTATAAAGATAGTGACCTTAACGGGGAAAATGATTCTTATCAGGACCTACAGGAAATTGGTATTAATATAGAGAACATGGGCCTTAAAGATGGGGAGCAAGATGCTGAACATGGTTCCTTCCAAGAAAATCCAAAACCTCCCGGAGAATTAAGCAATGCAGAATATGGATGGTACAAAGAGGGGTACAAAAAAGGGTATAAAACTAAAATAGATGGTATAGCCTATGAACAAGGATACCAAAAAGGACTTGGTTTTAAGAGTAAAATCACACCTGAGAAATTTGCCATTACATCAAAGGCGAAAGCCAAATTTAACAGTGGATATTTAAAAGGGCAGACAGAAAAATGGATATATACTGCTAAACTAGCAGCATCTGAATCAAAGCCGCTATCCTTACCAAAAGACCTGCCAAGAGATGTAACCAATTTGGCTAAAGACGCATACGAAAAAAGGCTTTCAAATATAAAGAAAGAAGAAGAAGCTTATCAAGAAGGGTTATCTTCTGCTCGAAAAGAGGAAGATTACTCAGTTCCCACCAAATACGAAGGGCTTTCAGCTCTCTATTATCAAAAAGGGTATTACACTATCTTTAATCAACTAATAAATATTAAGAATACAGCTCTAAAAGAAGGGTGGTCAGGGGAAAAATATAAAGTACCAAGTGCAGCAGAAGAATATAATTTACAATACATCTATCAAAAATATTATGAAGAGGGTAAAAGAAAAAAGATTATAGATAAAATTTACCAAGTTGGAATGATATTTTTAATTTTAGCATGCTTTCTTTTTATTGTTTTCATCACTTATAAAATTCAGGAAAAAATAAAGCAGAAAAATGCTTTAAAGTAA
- the smpB gene encoding SsrA-binding protein SmpB, with product MPKGTGKVLAQNKKANHDYSIEDTYEAGIVLQGTEIKAIRAGRVNLKDSFARIQAGELFVHNMHVSPYEQGNRYNHDPLRTRKLLLHKGEISKLIGLTKEEGYALVPLKIYLKNGFAKVLIGLGKGKKKYDKREDLKKKEAKRDIERAFRDRQKDF from the coding sequence ATGCCAAAAGGAACAGGAAAAGTATTGGCGCAAAATAAAAAAGCCAATCACGATTATTCAATAGAAGATACGTACGAAGCAGGGATTGTTCTTCAAGGAACCGAGATTAAGGCAATTCGTGCCGGAAGAGTCAATTTAAAGGATTCGTTCGCCCGGATTCAGGCAGGCGAGCTGTTTGTTCACAATATGCACGTCAGTCCGTATGAACAGGGAAACCGATACAACCATGATCCGCTCCGGACACGGAAGCTGCTTCTTCATAAAGGTGAGATCAGCAAACTGATCGGACTGACGAAAGAAGAAGGCTATGCGCTCGTTCCATTAAAAATTTATTTGAAAAACGGGTTCGCAAAGGTTTTAATTGGTCTCGGAAAAGGGAAAAAGAAATATGACAAGCGGGAAGATTTGAAGAAAAAAGAGGCAAAACGAGACATTGAGCGCGCATTCCGCGACCGCCAAAAAGACTTCTAA
- a CDS encoding NPCBM/NEW2 domain-containing protein, which translates to MRKRSLVFLLALAFVIGTLFSTNVTEASVSVSALQKQIKSLQATIASNKKLLAAKDKQINSYKTQVGSLKSQISQKDKDISKYKANAGTPLSSKLAYQGFVHSGTYEYGKTSVPALLSFKGVRYAPIDLMANLINSHSSYNKKSDTVFLGTDPNGTTYMSDVISPFNYTYEPSLNKEMTMGGKTYNKGYSMFWSGIDEYMVFNLNKQYTHITGLLGFADGSNWGSHHFKIYGDEKLLASYDLAKDDLPTSVDLDVTNVQKLKITCEDGQIDNGVINFANVIIK; encoded by the coding sequence ATGAGAAAAAGAAGTCTGGTATTTTTATTAGCACTTGCTTTTGTAATTGGTACACTCTTTTCCACAAATGTAACAGAAGCAAGTGTATCGGTTTCTGCTTTGCAGAAGCAAATTAAATCTTTGCAGGCTACAATTGCGTCAAATAAAAAGCTTTTGGCTGCTAAAGACAAACAAATTAATAGCTATAAAACGCAAGTTGGTAGCTTAAAATCTCAAATATCTCAAAAGGATAAGGATATTAGCAAATACAAAGCAAATGCAGGTACTCCTTTAAGTTCAAAACTAGCGTATCAAGGTTTTGTCCATAGTGGAACATATGAATATGGAAAAACTTCTGTCCCAGCATTATTAAGTTTCAAAGGTGTTAGATATGCTCCAATCGATCTTATGGCAAATCTAATAAATAGCCATTCTTCTTATAACAAAAAAAGCGATACTGTATTTTTAGGAACTGATCCTAATGGCACAACATATATGTCAGATGTAATAAGTCCTTTTAATTATACATATGAACCCTCATTAAATAAAGAAATGACTATGGGTGGTAAAACTTATAATAAAGGTTATAGTATGTTCTGGTCAGGTATTGATGAATATATGGTATTTAATTTAAACAAACAATATACTCATATTACAGGTCTCCTAGGATTTGCGGATGGAAGTAACTGGGGATCCCATCACTTCAAAATTTATGGAGATGAAAAATTACTTGCTTCATATGATTTAGCTAAAGATGACCTGCCAACTTCAGTAGATTTAGATGTTACGAATGTACAAAAGCTAAAAATTACTTGTGAAGATGGTCAAATAGATAATGGAGTTATCAATTTTGCTAATGTAATTATAAAATAA
- a CDS encoding nucleoside deaminase: protein MDFIQRTIELARKNVEEGGRPFACIITRGDEMISERTNQAAQTNNPTAHAEILAIQDACQKLGTEHLKDCQIYILASPCPMCLGALYYCSPEKVTYIVSRDEYKTYYRDDRKYFEIENFYDEFSKTIEDRRLPMEKAEREDGLDPYKQWNEIHGTVHAT, encoded by the coding sequence ATGGATTTCATTCAGAGGACCATCGAATTGGCACGTAAAAATGTTGAAGAAGGAGGCAGACCTTTCGCTTGTATCATTACCCGGGGCGATGAAATGATTTCCGAACGCACGAATCAGGCCGCTCAAACGAATAATCCAACTGCCCATGCCGAGATTCTTGCTATCCAGGATGCTTGCCAAAAGCTGGGCACCGAACATTTAAAAGACTGCCAAATCTATATTTTGGCAAGCCCTTGTCCTATGTGTCTTGGCGCCCTATACTACTGCAGTCCGGAAAAAGTGACATACATTGTTTCAAGAGATGAATACAAAACCTATTATCGGGATGACCGGAAATACTTCGAAATCGAAAATTTTTACGATGAATTCAGCAAAACCATTGAAGACCGCCGTCTTCCAATGGAAAAAGCAGAGCGTGAAGATGGATTGGATCCTTATAAGCAATGGAATGAGATACACGGAACGGTGCATGCCACATGA
- the istB gene encoding IS21-like element helper ATPase IstB gives MNANTNYKQLLQNLDYLNLNQMGIHLDEVIDFGVRNQLSFIETLLKLTNYEIDVREKNMVQSMVKVAAFPHLKEIKDYDFSFQPSVNQQQILDFLTLRFIERNENIVFLGPSGVGKTHLATSIGIVAAKKRTSTYFIKCHDLMQNLKRARLENRLESRIKHYAKYKLLVIDEIGYLPIDQEDAKLFFQLVDRRYERRSTIFTTNVNFKTWDEVFQDPKLANTILDRILHHSTVVNIVGQSYRLKDHLAAEKE, from the coding sequence ATGAATGCCAATACGAATTACAAGCAGCTTCTGCAGAATCTGGACTACTTGAACCTGAACCAAATGGGGATTCATCTGGATGAAGTCATAGATTTTGGTGTTCGCAATCAGCTGTCGTTTATTGAAACCCTCCTTAAACTAACCAATTATGAGATTGATGTGCGAGAGAAAAACATGGTTCAGTCCATGGTTAAAGTGGCGGCCTTTCCACACTTAAAAGAAATCAAGGACTATGACTTTTCCTTTCAACCTTCGGTAAACCAGCAGCAGATTCTGGACTTTCTGACCCTGCGCTTTATTGAGCGAAACGAGAACATCGTCTTCTTAGGCCCCAGTGGGGTCGGCAAGACCCATTTAGCTACATCCATTGGAATTGTCGCAGCGAAAAAGCGGACGAGCACCTATTTCATAAAGTGCCATGATTTGATGCAGAATTTAAAGCGAGCACGCTTAGAGAACCGCCTGGAAAGCCGGATCAAACATTATGCAAAATACAAATTGTTGGTTATTGATGAGATTGGGTACCTGCCCATTGATCAGGAAGATGCCAAGCTGTTTTTCCAGCTTGTTGATCGCCGGTATGAAAGGCGGAGCACGATCTTTACAACGAACGTAAATTTTAAGACTTGGGACGAAGTGTTCCAAGACCCTAAACTTGCGAATACCATCCTAGACCGGATATTACACCACTCCACGGTCGTTAATATAGTGGGCCAATCTTACCGACTGAAGGATCATTTAGCGGCAGAAAAAGAATGA
- a CDS encoding VOC family protein, translated as MIHKLGQIMLYVNNQDEAVKFWTEKAGFHVISEEDNGQGMRWIEIAPATDSETTIVLHNKEVIAKMSPELNLGTPSFLFFSENLDQLYSDLSSKKVTVGEIVHMPSGRVFNFADPEENYFAVMEKK; from the coding sequence ATGATCCATAAACTTGGACAAATTATGCTGTATGTGAATAATCAGGATGAGGCAGTGAAGTTTTGGACGGAGAAGGCGGGGTTTCACGTCATTTCTGAAGAGGATAACGGACAGGGAATGAGATGGATAGAAATCGCTCCGGCAACGGATTCAGAAACCACGATTGTTCTGCACAATAAAGAAGTCATTGCAAAAATGTCGCCGGAACTAAATCTTGGCACTCCTTCTTTCCTGTTTTTTTCTGAAAATCTGGATCAATTATACAGCGACTTATCCAGCAAGAAGGTGACGGTTGGAGAAATCGTCCATATGCCTTCAGGAAGAGTATTTAACTTTGCAGATCCTGAAGAAAATTACTTTGCTGTAATGGAAAAAAAGTGA
- a CDS encoding IS3 family transposase produces the protein MDEHRHEFRVAKMCQVLGVSRSGYYEWKSREQSEQKKRRAALTQKVRFAFFQSDENYGSPKITRMLWAGGERVSEKTVTRIMKAQGLRSKTVKKHKATTNSKHRLPIYPNLLNQQFQVDHPKQVWVADITYIWTREGWVYLATVMDLFSRRIIGWHMSHRMTKELVITALNRALAAVPPNPGIVHHSDRGSRYASKEYQAILRANGMYTSMSRKGNCYDNACIESFHGLIKRELIFQRSYETREEAKQEIFEYLVHFYNAKRIHSACDYMSPLEFERQYYREQGGPYLSI, from the coding sequence ATTGATGAACACCGCCACGAGTTTCGTGTAGCGAAGATGTGCCAAGTCCTAGGTGTTTCAAGAAGCGGCTACTATGAATGGAAAAGCCGTGAGCAGTCTGAACAGAAAAAGCGCAGGGCAGCGCTGACCCAGAAAGTTCGTTTCGCCTTTTTCCAGTCCGATGAAAATTATGGAAGTCCCAAGATTACGCGAATGCTTTGGGCTGGAGGTGAACGTGTATCAGAAAAGACGGTTACACGAATTATGAAAGCGCAGGGGCTCCGGTCTAAAACCGTGAAGAAACATAAAGCGACAACTAATTCAAAACATCGGCTGCCGATTTATCCGAATCTGCTCAACCAACAATTTCAGGTGGACCACCCTAAACAGGTGTGGGTAGCGGATATCACGTACATCTGGACCCGTGAGGGATGGGTGTATCTCGCAACGGTTATGGATCTTTTCTCTCGTCGGATCATTGGCTGGCACATGAGTCATCGGATGACCAAAGAGCTTGTCATCACCGCCCTGAACCGCGCTCTGGCAGCTGTGCCCCCAAATCCCGGCATCGTGCATCATTCTGATCGAGGAAGCCGGTATGCGTCAAAAGAGTATCAAGCGATTTTACGAGCGAATGGGATGTACACGAGTATGAGCCGAAAAGGAAATTGTTACGACAACGCCTGTATTGAGTCTTTTCATGGTTTGATTAAGCGTGAACTAATCTTTCAAAGATCGTATGAAACAAGGGAAGAGGCCAAGCAAGAGATTTTTGAGTATTTGGTGCATTTTTATAATGCCAAACGTATTCACTCCGCCTGTGATTATATGTCTCCGCTTGAGTTTGAAAGGCAGTACTACAGAGAACAGGGAGGGCCTTATCTGTCCATTTGA
- the istA gene encoding IS21 family transposase, which translates to MYLALTVDTEFEITSLRDLPKFKQLMEHLKMKINKSKLAEELGVDRRTVDKYLNGFIPKRKREKASKIDKFYQVIAALLSEDSKQVFYYRRVLWQYLKDNHELDCSTSAFRAYIARTPEFKAYFEEAKRLPSPKGTVRFETPPGKQAQLDWKENIRFETKDGEQVEINVAVLLLSYSRFRTFYLSISKSQSVLLSFLTETFEAFGGVPKELVTDNMKTVMDEACTDFFSGKVNTKFDQYAKDIGFKVRPCVAGRPRTKGKVEARMKLLDEIHAYQGQLTLEELHRFVQDLARRINHELHQGTGKIPIFEYKKERNHLLQLPTEKVRDSYRIKHTLVKVNASNMISYKSNHYSVPSEYQGKRVGLQVYDDQLWVYYNTKLIAQHPIGQAKLNYQEEHYKEGLQVSAPYYPEIEELAKQNLAAIGGVYNG; encoded by the coding sequence GTGTATCTGGCGCTTACGGTGGACACAGAATTTGAGATTACGAGTCTAAGAGACTTACCAAAATTCAAACAACTAATGGAGCATTTAAAAATGAAAATCAATAAGAGTAAACTGGCAGAAGAACTGGGTGTAGATCGCCGGACAGTGGATAAGTATCTGAATGGATTCATTCCAAAAAGAAAAAGAGAAAAGGCTTCTAAGATCGACAAGTTCTATCAAGTAATTGCGGCTCTCTTGTCAGAGGATTCCAAACAGGTTTTTTATTATCGCCGAGTCCTATGGCAATACCTGAAAGACAACCATGAGCTGGACTGTTCCACCTCAGCCTTTCGAGCTTACATCGCACGAACTCCAGAATTCAAAGCTTACTTTGAAGAGGCGAAGCGTCTTCCCTCTCCCAAAGGAACCGTCCGTTTCGAGACGCCGCCCGGCAAGCAGGCACAGCTTGACTGGAAAGAAAACATCCGTTTTGAAACAAAAGATGGAGAACAGGTGGAAATCAATGTAGCCGTCCTCCTCCTCTCCTATTCGAGATTCCGTACCTTTTACTTAAGTATATCCAAGTCTCAAAGTGTCCTTCTTTCCTTTCTGACAGAAACATTTGAAGCATTTGGAGGGGTGCCGAAGGAACTCGTGACGGATAACATGAAAACCGTGATGGATGAAGCGTGCACGGACTTCTTTTCAGGAAAAGTAAATACAAAATTTGACCAGTACGCCAAAGACATCGGCTTCAAAGTCAGACCATGCGTGGCTGGCCGGCCAAGGACAAAAGGGAAGGTTGAGGCCAGAATGAAATTACTGGATGAGATCCATGCCTACCAAGGGCAATTAACCTTAGAAGAACTGCATCGATTTGTGCAGGATCTTGCCCGGCGCATCAATCATGAGCTGCATCAGGGGACAGGCAAAATTCCGATTTTTGAATACAAAAAAGAAAGGAACCACTTACTCCAGCTACCAACTGAAAAAGTAAGAGATTCCTATCGAATCAAACATACGCTTGTAAAAGTCAATGCATCGAACATGATTTCCTACAAATCAAACCATTACTCCGTCCCATCGGAATACCAAGGCAAGAGAGTAGGATTACAAGTGTATGATGACCAATTATGGGTTTATTATAACACGAAACTCATAGCCCAACATCCGATTGGACAAGCCAAGCTTAACTATCAAGAAGAGCATTACAAAGAAGGATTGCAAGTTTCGGCCCCCTATTACCCTGAAATTGAGGAACTGGCTAAACAAAACTTAGCTGCCATTGGAGGGGTGTATAACGGATGA
- a CDS encoding XF1762 family protein, with amino-acid sequence MKEFKTLFHRHHTALAGHKLSIAITDGDIVVGVVMAGRPVSRYQDDGFTLEVTRC; translated from the coding sequence ATAAAAGAATTTAAAACTTTGTTTCATAGGCATCACACTGCACTTGCCGGGCATAAGCTATCTATTGCTATCACGGATGGAGATATAGTGGTAGGGGTTGTGATGGCTGGCCGTCCTGTATCCCGCTATCAAGATGATGGATTTACACTTGAAGTAACCAGGTGTTGA